Proteins encoded within one genomic window of Thermoplasma sp. Kam2015:
- a CDS encoding site-specific integrase: MDEALSIRPIDIHLDINTIDLITSKRSRPVIRTIPLHRDPKDAMMSYFIEFHIDMKSRERIFPMKRQAIDLYLKRMQRDLKFKIHAHKFRHTFGVKTIMNHVPLSVLQEWLGHSSIFTTSIYTQITGMDTSQFMENMR; the protein is encoded by the coding sequence ATAGATGAGGCTCTTTCAATAAGGCCTATAGATATTCATTTAGATATCAATACAATTGATTTAATAACATCGAAGAGGAGCAGGCCTGTGATAAGGACAATCCCGTTACATAGAGATCCAAAGGATGCAATGATGTCATATTTTATAGAGTTCCATATTGACATGAAGTCCAGGGAAAGGATATTTCCAATGAAAAGGCAGGCCATTGATTTGTATTTAAAAAGGATGCAGAGGGATTTAAAATTTAAAATCCATGCGCACAAGTTCAGGCATACATTTGGTGTAAAAACAATAATGAACCATGTTCCATTATCCGTGCTCCAGGAATGGCTGGGCCATTCAAGCATATTCACAACAAGCATTTATACACAGATTACTGGAATGGATACAAGCCAGTTTATGGAGAATATGAGGTGA